The following coding sequences lie in one Kamptonema formosum PCC 6407 genomic window:
- a CDS encoding glycosyltransferase family 4 protein: MKVLLLSYSDREGGAARATYRLHQGLEHLGLSSQILVQNKSSDDPNVIAIKGKLAHKFEEISSTLYNLPLRLYSHRNSAIFSTQWLPDSLPAKVGEIAPDIINLHWTCNGFLQIESLPKFNKPIVWTLHDMWSFTGGCHYTEDCDRYTQSCGSCPQLHSSKDFDLSRWVWQRKAKAWKNLSLCLVSPSQWLAKCASESSLFKGYRIEVIPNGLDTQTFKPINRLQARTILNLPQDKQLILFGAMQGTGDRWKGFSLLQSAIKELSQSHNPEELELIVFGASKPTEQSELGFKVRYLGKLYDDSTLALAYSAADVMVVPSVYEAFGQTASESLACGTPVVAFNATGLKDIVDHQQNGYLAQPYKSEDLAQGITWVLENPERHQKLGANGRQKAEREFSEELQASRYLSIFKELLPSNSISDLSGNIISLL, encoded by the coding sequence ATGAAAGTATTACTTCTCAGTTATTCTGATAGAGAAGGGGGTGCAGCCCGTGCAACTTATCGGCTGCATCAAGGTTTAGAACATCTAGGGCTAAGTTCCCAAATCCTTGTACAAAATAAAAGCAGCGACGATCCCAATGTCATTGCGATTAAAGGGAAGCTAGCTCATAAATTTGAAGAAATCAGTTCGACACTCTATAACTTACCTTTGCGGCTGTATTCACACCGCAATTCGGCAATATTTTCTACCCAGTGGCTGCCCGATTCTCTACCTGCGAAAGTGGGTGAAATAGCACCGGATATTATTAATTTACACTGGACTTGTAATGGATTTCTGCAAATAGAAAGTCTGCCTAAGTTTAATAAGCCCATAGTTTGGACGCTCCATGATATGTGGAGTTTTACAGGCGGGTGTCACTATACGGAAGATTGCGATCGCTATACTCAATCTTGCGGTAGTTGCCCGCAACTGCATAGCAGCAAAGACTTCGATCTATCCCGCTGGGTATGGCAACGAAAAGCGAAAGCTTGGAAAAATTTAAGCCTTTGTCTAGTTAGTCCCAGCCAGTGGTTAGCAAAATGCGCCAGTGAAAGCTCCCTTTTCAAAGGGTATAGAATAGAAGTTATCCCCAATGGGCTTGACACTCAAACTTTCAAGCCTATTAACCGCCTACAGGCACGAACCATCTTAAATTTACCTCAAGACAAACAACTAATATTATTTGGAGCTATGCAGGGAACAGGCGATCGCTGGAAGGGATTTTCCTTACTTCAGTCAGCAATTAAAGAGTTAAGTCAATCTCACAACCCAGAAGAATTGGAACTCATAGTTTTCGGTGCATCAAAACCTACCGAACAGTCCGAGCTCGGTTTTAAGGTACGCTATCTAGGCAAATTGTACGACGATAGTACCTTAGCCCTTGCCTATTCAGCGGCTGATGTGATGGTAGTGCCTTCAGTGTATGAAGCATTTGGTCAAACCGCCTCAGAATCACTCGCCTGCGGCACTCCCGTCGTTGCCTTTAATGCCACAGGCTTAAAAGATATCGTCGATCATCAACAAAATGGTTACTTAGCCCAACCTTACAAAAGCGAAGATTTAGCCCAAGGTATTACGTGGGTATTAGAAAACCCAGAAAGACATCAAAAACTTGGCGCTAACGGCCGTCAAAAAGCTGAGCGAGAATTTAGCGAAGAATTACAAGCAAGTCGATATCTATCTATTTTTAAAGAATTATTACCATCTAATTCGATCTCAGATTTGAGTGGGAATATAATCTCTCTTTTGTGA
- a CDS encoding glycosyltransferase family 2 protein — protein MEESANLENMNTTRISVLLTCFNRKQKTLACLEALFNQNLPADVSLTTYLVDDASTDGTAEVVSETYPQVKIFHGDGNLFWNGGMRFAFTEAMKDDPDYYLWLNDDTILYPEAVSTLLATSKELLERGETKAIVSGSTCDPQTGKTTYGGVVRDNFLLPFRYRVLEPAQEVQSCGTIHGNCVLIPRNVAQIVGNLDPAFVHYIADWDYGLRAKQKGCTVWIAKGHLATCSLNPQVTQTAASNLTEGLQKMSTPKGLAFKDATLQPASEWKVFTQRHGGLFWPIYWLLPYRRLVWLSVLAKLGLTNNKN, from the coding sequence ATGGAAGAATCAGCTAATTTAGAAAACATGAACACTACTAGAATTTCAGTCCTTCTAACTTGCTTCAACCGCAAACAAAAAACCTTGGCTTGCTTAGAGGCCTTGTTCAACCAAAATCTACCCGCCGATGTTAGCCTCACCACCTATTTAGTAGATGATGCTAGCACTGATGGTACGGCGGAGGTTGTCAGTGAAACTTATCCTCAAGTCAAGATTTTTCATGGTGATGGCAACTTATTTTGGAACGGTGGAATGCGCTTTGCTTTTACTGAAGCCATGAAAGACGATCCCGATTACTACCTCTGGCTCAATGACGATACCATCTTATATCCAGAAGCCGTCAGTACCTTGTTAGCAACGAGCAAGGAACTATTAGAACGAGGAGAAACCAAAGCAATTGTATCGGGTTCAACCTGCGATCCCCAAACAGGTAAAACTACTTACGGCGGCGTTGTGCGAGATAACTTCTTACTCCCTTTTCGATATCGCGTTCTAGAACCGGCTCAAGAAGTTCAAAGTTGTGGAACCATACATGGTAATTGCGTCCTAATTCCTCGCAACGTTGCTCAAATTGTCGGCAATCTCGATCCTGCCTTTGTCCACTACATAGCTGACTGGGACTATGGCTTGCGAGCGAAGCAAAAAGGATGTACAGTTTGGATTGCAAAGGGTCATCTAGCAACTTGCTCTCTAAATCCGCAAGTGACACAAACTGCGGCATCAAATCTGACGGAAGGCTTGCAAAAAATGAGTACACCTAAAGGTTTAGCCTTTAAAGATGCGACTCTGCAACCTGCTAGTGAGTGGAAAGTATTTACTCAGCGCCACGGAGGTTTGTTCTGGCCAATTTATTGG
- a CDS encoding flippase yields the protein MILDKLFAFIDQLSPGLRKVIANTTWLFADKILQLGLGLLVGLWVARYLQPERFGLLNYAMATAGLFAPIASLGLGSIVIRDLSRNSSNKEEILGTVFVLKNIGGLIALSLTIVTVIFLNPTEPYTQLLVGITALVTLFQPFETIDFWFQSQVQSKYTVLSTNAAYLIMSVVKVILINLRASLLAFSWIFSAEYALRAVGFVIVYEANGNQILRWQFNRKLALELLKQSWPMILSDFMIFIYMQIDQIMMKQLSSAEELGLYAAAVKVSGLWYFVPMAIVGSVFPSVVKAKDISETLYTERLQKLLYLMSLISYAVAIPVMLLAQPIVILLYGKNYLGAAPSLAVLIWAGLFVCLGIARSTWLITEGFLNLSAATTAVGAVVNIILNFILIPRYGGLGAGIATLIAQMSASYLAHALYPKTRKMFWMQTKAIFLVDIIKKIGQLSARR from the coding sequence ATGATATTAGACAAGCTCTTTGCGTTTATAGATCAGCTCAGCCCAGGACTACGTAAGGTGATTGCCAACACAACTTGGCTGTTTGCTGACAAGATATTGCAGCTAGGTCTGGGTTTGCTAGTAGGGTTGTGGGTTGCTCGTTACCTACAACCGGAGAGATTTGGTTTGCTCAATTATGCGATGGCGACAGCAGGGCTGTTTGCTCCCATTGCCAGCCTTGGGTTGGGTTCGATCGTGATTCGCGATCTATCTCGGAATTCGTCTAATAAGGAAGAAATTCTAGGTACAGTTTTTGTCCTCAAAAACATTGGTGGCTTGATAGCTTTGTCATTAACCATCGTCACAGTAATTTTTCTAAATCCTACCGAACCCTATACTCAATTGTTAGTAGGAATAACAGCATTAGTAACTCTGTTTCAGCCTTTTGAAACCATCGACTTTTGGTTCCAATCGCAAGTGCAATCAAAATATACCGTTTTGTCTACGAATGCGGCTTATTTGATTATGAGTGTTGTTAAAGTTATCCTCATTAATCTCCGAGCTTCATTGCTCGCATTTTCTTGGATATTTAGTGCTGAATATGCTTTAAGGGCTGTGGGCTTTGTGATTGTTTATGAAGCAAATGGGAATCAGATATTAAGATGGCAATTTAACCGCAAGCTTGCTCTGGAATTGCTCAAGCAAAGCTGGCCGATGATTTTATCCGACTTCATGATCTTTATTTATATGCAGATCGATCAGATCATGATGAAACAACTTAGTAGCGCGGAAGAATTAGGACTGTATGCAGCAGCCGTCAAAGTTTCTGGACTCTGGTATTTTGTGCCTATGGCTATAGTTGGCTCTGTTTTCCCATCGGTTGTTAAAGCTAAAGACATTAGTGAAACTCTTTATACAGAGCGCCTGCAAAAACTTTTATATTTAATGTCTTTAATATCTTATGCAGTTGCAATTCCTGTAATGCTGCTTGCACAGCCGATAGTGATTCTTTTATATGGAAAAAACTATCTTGGTGCTGCCCCCTCTTTAGCGGTTCTGATTTGGGCTGGGCTGTTTGTCTGCTTAGGAATCGCCAGAAGTACATGGCTAATTACAGAAGGATTCTTAAATCTTTCAGCCGCGACAACCGCTGTGGGCGCAGTTGTTAATATTATATTAAACTTTATTTTAATTCCCCGCTATGGTGGTTTGGGAGCAGGGATTGCTACTCTGATTGCACAGATGTCAGCTTCTTATTTAGCCCACGCACTTTACCCGAAAACTAGAAAGATGTTTTGGATGCAAACGAAGGCAATTTTTCTAGTAGATATTATCAAGAAAATAGGTCAATTATCTGCGAGGAGATAA
- a CDS encoding glycosyltransferase family 4 protein, producing MLRVVYDHQVFSWQKYGGISRYIYELATQLAQSENIEVRILAIAYVNEYLKNYKSNNKSNLIVGFPIPDTRRKKIYELVEKFNHELSVIWLKKYPYDILHKTYYSSENLVTDPRVKVVVTVHDMIHEKFSQFFNSKKIFNTQEDPTALVKKEAVQQADRIICVSENTKKDLIEILNVEPSKISVVYHGYSLNTYASDTVAPKIPHPYILYVGERGTYKNFKTLLQAYASSSQLRNNFQLICFGSRVFSSEEINNISELGLPKGKVIHVSGDDKFLASLYQNAALFVYPSLYEGFGMPLLEAMALKCPVACSNTSSMPEVVGEAAELFDPHQPDNIAEAMEKVLFATETTEKLIQLGTERIKLFSWENCAEQTKQVYLSLL from the coding sequence ATGCTGAGAGTTGTCTACGACCATCAAGTTTTTAGCTGGCAGAAATATGGTGGTATTTCCAGATATATATATGAGCTAGCAACTCAGCTCGCTCAATCTGAGAATATAGAGGTGAGGATTTTAGCGATTGCTTATGTCAACGAGTATTTGAAAAATTATAAATCCAACAATAAATCGAACTTAATTGTTGGATTTCCTATTCCTGATACTCGGAGAAAAAAAATCTATGAATTAGTTGAAAAATTCAATCACGAGTTGTCCGTAATTTGGCTGAAAAAATATCCTTACGATATTTTACACAAAACTTATTACAGTTCTGAAAATCTCGTAACAGATCCGCGAGTGAAAGTGGTAGTTACGGTTCACGACATGATCCACGAAAAGTTCAGTCAGTTTTTCAATAGCAAAAAAATCTTTAATACCCAAGAAGATCCAACAGCTTTGGTAAAAAAAGAAGCTGTGCAGCAAGCCGATAGAATTATTTGTGTTTCGGAAAACACCAAAAAAGATTTAATAGAAATCTTAAATGTAGAACCGAGCAAGATATCTGTAGTCTATCACGGCTACTCCTTAAATACCTATGCTAGCGATACTGTTGCTCCCAAAATCCCTCATCCCTATATTTTATACGTAGGAGAAAGAGGAACTTACAAAAACTTTAAAACTCTATTGCAAGCCTATGCTAGTTCCAGTCAATTACGAAATAATTTTCAGCTCATATGCTTTGGAAGTCGTGTATTTTCTAGTGAAGAAATCAATAATATTAGCGAACTTGGACTTCCAAAAGGTAAAGTGATTCATGTTTCAGGAGATGACAAATTTCTGGCAAGTTTATATCAAAATGCTGCACTTTTTGTTTATCCTTCGCTTTACGAAGGGTTTGGGATGCCGCTGTTAGAGGCAATGGCACTTAAATGTCCGGTTGCTTGCAGTAATACAAGTTCTATGCCTGAAGTAGTCGGAGAAGCAGCCGAATTATTTGACCCGCATCAACCTGATAATATTGCTGAAGCTATGGAAAAAGTTTTGTTTGCAACGGAGACAACTGAAAAATTAATCCAACTCGGCACAGAAAGAATCAAGCTTTTCTCTTGGGAGAATTGTGCGGAACAAACCAAACAAGTTTACTTATCTCTGTTATAA
- a CDS encoding O-antigen ligase family protein: MKEILRDPLFLLIIIAIALIVLILIYQAVAKNKKIGLNLEKIIAGIFLFAISGASGAGVMPFTKLHPLVMATDRTTPPTIIGQIGIYAAFLFVLFPRLRSTLKDYLKAFLMTMSSDPSLAILLFMILFSLLWSDTSDVSFKNSLVILEVTVIAIYIGKQYSWQELYPWWRVVNLCVLLWSLLKTNADEAGCWNGILGHKNQFSFFMAQTAVLWFLFAFYSPKNRRLAIVFGLLASLAVQKGCSGASRILVIILLGLWFYLSVIKKLPVQWAVISVILFLIISICLAIVVINNLEAIVVDGLKKDMTLTGRTEFWPQIVDKINERPLLGFGVAGFWQPWRGLENPAHSIIIVKSQFVPPHSHNGFLDLACDLGWGGLILFMFSFLNNLIKGVVYLTRTQLPEAGLPLFILTYTLMTNLTETGLFGTTSIWFWYIVMSVRLSRDISVKT, translated from the coding sequence ATGAAAGAAATTCTCCGCGATCCTCTATTTTTATTAATTATTATAGCGATCGCTCTCATTGTACTGATATTAATTTATCAAGCAGTAGCCAAGAACAAAAAAATCGGGTTAAATCTGGAAAAAATCATTGCTGGCATATTTTTATTTGCGATTTCAGGAGCGTCAGGTGCAGGAGTGATGCCTTTTACTAAGTTGCACCCGCTCGTGATGGCAACGGATCGGACTACACCTCCCACCATCATCGGACAGATCGGAATCTATGCTGCTTTTCTATTCGTATTATTTCCTCGACTGCGCTCTACTCTGAAAGATTATTTAAAAGCGTTCTTAATGACGATGAGTAGCGATCCGTCGTTAGCAATACTTTTATTTATGATCTTATTTTCACTTTTGTGGTCAGATACGAGTGATGTCAGCTTCAAAAATAGTTTAGTGATTTTAGAAGTAACAGTTATCGCTATTTACATAGGAAAGCAATATAGTTGGCAAGAGCTATATCCTTGGTGGCGTGTGGTCAACTTATGTGTTCTGTTGTGGAGCCTGTTGAAAACCAATGCGGATGAGGCTGGATGCTGGAATGGAATACTGGGTCACAAGAACCAGTTTTCATTTTTTATGGCTCAAACAGCGGTTTTATGGTTTTTATTTGCCTTTTATTCACCGAAAAATCGGCGTTTGGCGATTGTTTTTGGTTTGTTGGCTTCCTTGGCAGTCCAAAAAGGGTGTAGCGGAGCAAGCAGAATCTTGGTTATTATCTTATTAGGCCTTTGGTTTTATCTCAGTGTCATCAAAAAATTGCCGGTGCAGTGGGCTGTGATTTCAGTCATACTTTTCCTAATCATCAGCATTTGTCTGGCAATTGTGGTGATTAATAATCTGGAGGCGATCGTTGTTGATGGTCTTAAAAAAGATATGACATTGACGGGGCGAACGGAATTTTGGCCGCAAATCGTAGATAAAATTAACGAGCGTCCCCTTCTGGGGTTTGGAGTTGCTGGTTTTTGGCAACCTTGGCGGGGTTTGGAAAATCCAGCCCACAGTATTATCATCGTTAAAAGCCAATTTGTCCCCCCTCATTCTCACAATGGCTTTTTAGATTTAGCCTGTGATTTAGGTTGGGGAGGATTGATATTATTTATGTTTTCATTTTTAAACAATCTTATCAAAGGAGTCGTATATTTAACTCGCACGCAACTTCCCGAAGCAGGCTTGCCTCTTTTCATCTTGACCTATACACTAATGACAAACCTTACGGAAACAGGTCTTTTTGGGACAACCAGCATTTGGTTTTGGTACATTGTCATGTCAGTCCGCCTGAGTCGAGATATTTCAGTAAAGACTTAA